The Quercus lobata isolate SW786 chromosome 4, ValleyOak3.0 Primary Assembly, whole genome shotgun sequence genome segment GATGGCCAATATCCCAAGTCAAATCTATCCGCAATTGTTAACCACCAATTTCCGTCTCCATGAATGTCCTACCTCATTGTACATATCATGCGAATCAGTTTGTAATATTTTGAATGATAAATGAAGGAATAAAGACTaatgaaagagaaaacaaaCTGAGTCTTTTTGTGCAGAACAACATGGACACTTGAATTCACCatcttaaaaaataagtcaggtaaaaagattttttttttttttttttataggaaaaaaaattaaaactttaaatttaaaaagctttatataaaaatacataaacagGGAAAGAAGAATTTAAAACATACGTTATTACAACTGAATCCAGAAGAATTTCAAACATATCTGTAATATTTGTTACTATGAATTTTTTCTTGagaacaaaaaagtaaatatgATATGATCATATATGTCTATCCAAAAATCAGAAGTATTTAATAAagtaattaaaatgaaatattgtaCTACCCTCCGGACATAGAAGTTGACTGTATATTGGGGACCATTATAGACGGAAAGAGGACTGAGGGTTGCACCCATCGCAATCTGGTGGCTGACTTGAACAAATCCAGGGCACCCTAGATTGAAGCAACCTGTGTTAGTATATGCATCGGCCTGCAGCcacgataaaaaaaaaagacgctTTTCAGAAAAGAAACAGCATATGTAAACATGGCTAGTGCTGGTAGggaattcaaatattaaaacacGTACAGTCCAAAACGTGAAGAGTCTAGTGTTTTTATCTCCATATAGACTTTGGCTGACctgtttttccacacaaaataattttgtaaaaaaatggaaaattattagtaattaattatttagcATGCACCTAAAAGAAAAGGTGatgatgaaattatatataCCATCGTGCCGGCTTCAATGGAATTAAGATCTACACCGTTCCTACCAGCTATCATCCAAAATTGAGATACGCTGAACTCATCTCTTTCCTGGGTATGGGGGTTCCACACGTTCATCTCAGCCATCATTCCATAATACCTATCTCCATCCTCAGTAAGCGTTGCATGCTAGAAGCTCAGCCAGAAAAACAAAGGTTGTGAATGTCAATTTGCGTCCTTCATTATAGTAGATACCATTGAACTCAAACCTATTAATAATAttgattaaaaattaagttgtaCCTGATGGACATTTTCATCAATAGTATTCTGAATGTGATTTTTCCTTCCATAATTTGCTGCAGAGCCTGCCCTTAATAAATCTTCTTCTTTAGTTCTTCTTATGGGAATAGTTCCTTTTGGGCACCTTCCATTCAAGTGCCATGGTTGACTAAATTTAGGCTTGGAGTTTGCAGAGAACCCTTTTGGGTAAGAACTTGGTCTCATCTATTACATTTGGCATAGATACCAATGCAAACCCAGTCCATACCATACGTACAATAAGTATCAAATTATTCGTGATACCAAATGAAGTTTAGTTAATTAAACTAGTTACCTGAATTGTGTGATTTTTTAACAAAGGATGATCAAAAGCTGGCTGCTTGTAGATATCAATACAATCGATTATATCTCCATCCGGGCTCTGTATCAGATATATTTTCTCATCACACACACATAGATATTAGTTTGAATTCTCAgtgtttttataaaatttcattgCTATTGTACATGGGTGTCATGTGGACACCATAACCCACAAAAGTGAGCGACTCTTCTAAAGCTAAAGCAGAAAATACTATATAGAACACAAACATGTTAAATGAAGTGACTAAAAACCTTGATGGATTTAAGAGCAGGCTTGTTAAGGCGCTTCAATTGCTGCTGAACTTCCAGTTTTTGTTTCTTACCAAAGATGGTGTTAGTGTTTCTATTTCCAGCTGATGACATTGGTATGAGAAAGAACAAGCAGAAGATCATCTTTATTGCCCTCGACCACCTCCTCTCGCTTTCACAAGGCAGAGCCATGTGTGACTAGCTAATATTTGAATGCACGTTTAAGTATTACAGAGATGTAATAGCTAGCATTGGTCATCCCCTTGGAAGTACTTAAACGTGAGATGTAATAGCTAGCTTTGGTTGTCCCTCTTCCAATACTTGAACGTGTATTTGTTCATCCTCAATGAACTGTTTCACATGctaattatcaatatatatacacatacaaaCTTCTATAATAAGGATCACCTTATTTTTGGCATTGTTTAAATGAGAATTTGATTTAGCTATTTTACTTTAACTTTTTCAGCTTATAGGTACAAATTTCCTGTTTAATTTCCTATTGACTACTGCGAttctttgtcattttataggaTTGGTCTAATTTAACGGAAATAATTCATCCTCTTTGAATAGTTCCACAAGCAACAAATTTGGGAAGTTTGTTgttttaagttaaaattagaGAATCTGagataaatgagaaaatttgtAATGATTTAATTTTAGGGTAATGTCTCAACAATTTTGGTGGTATAAGACATATGGGATAATTTTGAGGTAGAAATTGTGAGAGAATCTTATTTTTTCGATTTTAAGAAGGACAAGAGATAAGTATGCGTatttgttttgatggaaaactttgtgtgaaaataatttttcacgATTTCCAATGGTTGTTAGcataagaaaaataagtaaaaaaaaagctatttttagtcaatataaaaattatgcCTCATCTTAGAGACTgttttccaatatatatatatatatatatattttttggaaaacaactttaATCTCATAGCATACTAAATAAAGGAAATTAGGAGATTGTTTTCCAACAGATTTAAGGTTGCAACCAAgtataggaaaatgagatagttttataaaaaatactttttgaaaaatgactcattttttagaaaatattaacaacaaaacaaatagatcGGTAGCATGAAGTGAGAATAGATGagatataaattttgtaaaataattttcttaattttttgggGAAATTATACTTttccaccctaaactatacaccagattacactttgcaccataAATTATTCGAATTAATGCACACTTTGCACCATAAATTATCAAACTTATCACACTTTGCATCCCACCGttacttttacttttaagttaaaTAGAAATTGATAGCACATGACTTTCATGTGATTTTTGCTTAAGTGGCCAAAACACcctttttacaaaaaattaaaaacaaatgcttatttatttattttcaggtctctctctctttcgcGTGCAGGAACACAAGCGCTGCAAATTTTGAAACCACCGCCAGAAACGTCTTGAACTTCAGCGGTTGCCTCCATACCCATGTCGCCACTGCGTAGATCGGCATCTTTGCTCCCTTcattgcctctctctctctctagctcaTACGG includes the following:
- the LOC115983232 gene encoding uncharacterized protein LOC115983232 isoform X1, whose product is MALPCESERRWSRAIKMIFCLFFLIPMSSAGNRNTNTIFGKKQKLEVQQQLKRLNKPALKSIKSPDGDIIDCIDIYKQPAFDHPLLKNHTIQMRPSSYPKGFSANSKPKFSQPWHLNGRCPKGTIPIRRTKEEDLLRAGSAANYGRKNHIQNTIDENVHQHATLTEDGDRYYGMMAEMNVWNPHTQERDEFSVSQFWMIAGRNGVDLNSIEAGTMVSQSLYGDKNTRLFTFWTADAYTNTGCFNLGCPGFVQVSHQIAMGATLSPLSVYNGPQYTVNFYVRRDIHGDGNWWLTIADRFDLGYWPSSLFPLLSDTAEAVKWGGEVINLNKDGQHTTTQMGSGHFAEEGPNKACFFKNLNVIDGKKLLRAPSHTHTFIPKPNCYNLLDYGDYFYFGGPGRNPNCP
- the LOC115983232 gene encoding uncharacterized protein LOC115983232 isoform X2 — translated: MALPCESERRWSRAIKMIFCLFFLIPMSSAGNRNTNTIFGKKQKLEVQQQLKRLNKPALKSIKSPDGDIIDCIDIYKQPAFDHPLLKNHTIQMRPSSYPKGFSANSKPKFSQPWHLNGRCPKGTIPIRRTKEEDLLRAGSAANYGRKNHIQNTIDENVHQHATLTEDGDRYYGMMAEMNVWNPHTQERDEFSVSQFWMIAGRNGVDLNSIEAGTMVSQSLYGDKNTRLFTFWTGALDLFKSATRLRWVQPSVLFPSIMVPNIQSTSMSGGTFMETEIGG